The following are encoded together in the Daucus carota subsp. sativus chromosome 5, DH1 v3.0, whole genome shotgun sequence genome:
- the LOC108220385 gene encoding chaperone protein dnaJ 1, mitochondrial isoform X2 — protein sequence MRRFKTLESSAKFIAHNRTFHRHSLADEILQQRVLYGCGFARTPLEFASTRQLLSKRFIHGTGSCYSSRRDYYEVLGVPKDASRDEIKKAFHVLAKKYHPDFNKDNPSAKRKFQELREAYEILQDSGKRAEYDMNKAGSARSDDAEYGSWGRQYSRRASGSDFSSSFQNIFSEIFEEKENIATDIQVELAISFSEAATGCTKKLSFDADVPCDSCDGRGHSVNAKTGICPTCEGLGSVSIPPFTSTCMTCRGSGRIIKNYCRTCQGSGVVEGIKEVEVAIPAGVDSGDTIRVPGAGNGGGKIQPGSLFIKLKVAKDPTFDRDGADIYVDSNISFTQAILGGKVEVPTLSGKTQVKIPKGVQHGYLTVLRGRGLPRKGLFVDHGDQYVRFRINFPTELNERQRAILEEFVKEEIEHGNMSTEANWLDQQLSTG from the exons ATGAGAAGATTTAAAACCCTAGAATCATCCGCTAAATTTATAGCTCATAACAGAACG TTTCATCGACATTCACTCGCTGATGAAATCCTTCAACAACGAG TTTTATATGGTTGTGGGTTTGCAAGAACACCCTTGGAGTTCGCATCTACAAGGCAGTTATTATCAAAGAGATTCATTCATGGCACAG GATCTTGCTACTCAAGTCGACGAGATTACTATGAAGTCCTAGGTGTGCCAAAAGATGCTAGCCGGGATGAGATCAAGAAGGCATTTCATGTG CTTGCTAAGAAATATCACCCAGACTTTAACAAGGACAATCCTTCAGCTAAGAGAAAATTTCAAGAGCTAAGAGAGGCTTACGAG ATTTTACAAGATTCTGGAAAACGAGCAGAATATGACATG AACAAGGCTGGTTCTGCAAGGTCAGATGATGCTGAATATGGTTCATGGGGTAGACAATATTCTAGGCGTGCTTCTGGAAGTGATTTCTCTAGTTCATTCCAAAATATATTCTCAGag ATATTTGAAGAGAAGGAAAATATTGCAACTGATATTCAG GTTGAGCTTGCCATCTCTTTTTCCGAGGCTGCTACCGGTTGCACAAAAAAATTGTCTTTTGATGCGGATGTACCTTGTGATTCTTGTG ATGGGCGTGGTCATTCAGTAAATGCTAAGACAGGAATCTGTCCAACGTGTGAAGGCCTTGGGAGT GTGTCAATTCCTCCGTTCACATCAACATGCATGACATGTAGAGGAAGTGGTCGAATAATAAAG AATTACTGTAGGACATGTCAGGGATCAGGGGTGGTTGAAGGGATCAAGGAGGTTGAAGTTGCCATACCAGCAG GTGTAGATTCTGGGGACACTATTCGTGTTCCTGGAGCGGGCAATGGTGGAGGGAAGATCCAACCTGGAAGCCTGTTTATAAAATTGAAG GTTGCAAAAGACCCAACATTTGATAGGGATGGAGCAGATATATACGTGGATTCCAATATTAGCTTCACACAA GCCATTCTCGGGGGTAAGGTTGAGGTACCAACTTTGTCAGGGAAGACGCAAGTGAAA ATACCAAAAGGGGTTCAGCATGGATATCTTACTGTGTTGAGGGGCAGAG GCTTGCCGAGGAAAGGTCTGTTTGTTGACCACGGGGACCAATATGTTCGCTTTCGTATCAACTTCCCCAC TGAGCTAAATGAACGCCAACGTGCTATACTAGAGGAATTCGTGAAAGAGGAGATTGAGCATGGCAACATGTCTACTGAAGCAAATTG GCTTGATCAGCAGCTATCTACTGGTTGA
- the LOC108220385 gene encoding chaperone protein dnaJ 1, mitochondrial isoform X1, producing the protein MRRFKTLESSAKFIAHNRTFHRHSLADEILQQRVLYGCGFARTPLEFASTRQLLSKRFIHGTGSCYSSRRDYYEVLGVPKDASRDEIKKAFHVLAKKYHPDFNKDNPSAKRKFQELREAYEILQDSGKRAEYDMNKAGSARSDDAEYGSWGRQYSRRASGSDFSSSFQNIFSEIFEEKENIATDIQVELAISFSEAATGCTKKLSFDADVPCDSCDGRGHSVNAKTGICPTCEGLGSVSIPPFTSTCMTCRGSGRIIKNYCRTCQGSGVVEGIKEVEVAIPAGVDSGDTIRVPGAGNGGGKIQPGSLFIKLKVAKDPTFDRDGADIYVDSNISFTQAILGGKVEVPTLSGKTQVKIPKGVQHGYLTVLRGRGLPRKGLFVDHGDQYVRFRINFPTELNERQRAILEEFVKEEIEHGNMSTEANWWRHILDHIADPKFLFELSMFMGIIILFSKVLG; encoded by the exons ATGAGAAGATTTAAAACCCTAGAATCATCCGCTAAATTTATAGCTCATAACAGAACG TTTCATCGACATTCACTCGCTGATGAAATCCTTCAACAACGAG TTTTATATGGTTGTGGGTTTGCAAGAACACCCTTGGAGTTCGCATCTACAAGGCAGTTATTATCAAAGAGATTCATTCATGGCACAG GATCTTGCTACTCAAGTCGACGAGATTACTATGAAGTCCTAGGTGTGCCAAAAGATGCTAGCCGGGATGAGATCAAGAAGGCATTTCATGTG CTTGCTAAGAAATATCACCCAGACTTTAACAAGGACAATCCTTCAGCTAAGAGAAAATTTCAAGAGCTAAGAGAGGCTTACGAG ATTTTACAAGATTCTGGAAAACGAGCAGAATATGACATG AACAAGGCTGGTTCTGCAAGGTCAGATGATGCTGAATATGGTTCATGGGGTAGACAATATTCTAGGCGTGCTTCTGGAAGTGATTTCTCTAGTTCATTCCAAAATATATTCTCAGag ATATTTGAAGAGAAGGAAAATATTGCAACTGATATTCAG GTTGAGCTTGCCATCTCTTTTTCCGAGGCTGCTACCGGTTGCACAAAAAAATTGTCTTTTGATGCGGATGTACCTTGTGATTCTTGTG ATGGGCGTGGTCATTCAGTAAATGCTAAGACAGGAATCTGTCCAACGTGTGAAGGCCTTGGGAGT GTGTCAATTCCTCCGTTCACATCAACATGCATGACATGTAGAGGAAGTGGTCGAATAATAAAG AATTACTGTAGGACATGTCAGGGATCAGGGGTGGTTGAAGGGATCAAGGAGGTTGAAGTTGCCATACCAGCAG GTGTAGATTCTGGGGACACTATTCGTGTTCCTGGAGCGGGCAATGGTGGAGGGAAGATCCAACCTGGAAGCCTGTTTATAAAATTGAAG GTTGCAAAAGACCCAACATTTGATAGGGATGGAGCAGATATATACGTGGATTCCAATATTAGCTTCACACAA GCCATTCTCGGGGGTAAGGTTGAGGTACCAACTTTGTCAGGGAAGACGCAAGTGAAA ATACCAAAAGGGGTTCAGCATGGATATCTTACTGTGTTGAGGGGCAGAG GCTTGCCGAGGAAAGGTCTGTTTGTTGACCACGGGGACCAATATGTTCGCTTTCGTATCAACTTCCCCAC TGAGCTAAATGAACGCCAACGTGCTATACTAGAGGAATTCGTGAAAGAGGAGATTGAGCATGGCAACATGTCTACTGAAGCAAATTG GTGGAGGCATATTCTCGATCATATTGCAGATCCCAAATTCCTGTTCGAGCTGTCAATGTTCATGGGGATCATAATACTGTTCAGCAAAGTTCTTGGATGA
- the LOC108222146 gene encoding protein DETOXIFICATION 27 — MEEGKAENLTESLLGEEARSVGEVGIKWTSVELWKEESKKLWHIAGPSIFTRVTSYSMNIVTQAFAGHLGDLELASISIGNTVVLGFNFGLILGMASALETLCGQAFGAKKHHMLGIYLQRSWIVLFFCCVLLLPIYIFTTPLLKLLGQPDDIAEQTGIVALWFIPMHFSFGFLLPMQRFLQSQIKVGVMAWVSLAVFLIHAVMSWIFVYQFKLGVIGIALALGIANWLIFFGLLWYVIRGGCPQTWTGLSLEAFSGIWDFFKLSAASGVMLCLENWYFRILILMTGYLKDATVAVDALSICMNVNGWEMMIPFAFFAATGVRVANELGAGNGKAAKFATVVSVCQSSMIGSLFSIILLVLHDKFALIFTTSSQVLEAVDKLSYLLAITILLNSIQPVLSGVAVGAG; from the exons ATGGAGGAAGGGAAAGCTGAAAATCTGACAGAGAGCTTGCTAGGAGAAGAAGCAAGAAGTGTAGGGGAAGTTGGCATAAAATGGACAAGTGTTGAGCTGTGGAAAGAAGAGTCCAAGAAGCTATGGCACATAGCTGGTCCTTCTATTTTTACCAGGGTCACATCCTACAGCATGAATATTGTTACTCAAGCTTTTGCTGGTCACCTTGGTGACCTTGAGCTTGCTTCCATTTCCATTGGCAACACTGTTGTTCTTGGTTTCAATTTTGGACTCATT TTAGGAATGGCAAGTGCATTAGAGACTCTCTGTGGTCAAGCTTTTGGAGCAAAAAAGCACCACATGTTGGGAATATACCTACAAAGATCATGGATTGTTCTCTTCTTCTGTTGTGTCTTGTTGTTgccgatatatatatttactaccCCGCTGCTTAAGCTCCTAGGCCAACCAGATGATATCGCGGAGCAAACTGGAATAGTGGCTTTGTGGTTTATTCCCATGCATTTTAGCTTTGGATTTCTCTTGCCTATGCAGAGGTTCTTGCAGAGCCAGATTAAGGTCGGGGTGATGGCATGGGTTTCACTTGCTGTTTTCCTGATCCACGCTGTCATGAGTTGGATTTTTGTGTACCAATTTAAGTTAGGGGTGATTGGAATAGCTCTTGCATTGGGTATAGCAAATTGGCTTATTTTTTTCGGGTTACTCTGGTATGTTATTCGAGGTGGCTGTCCTCAGACATGGACTGGTTTGTCACTGGAAGCTTTTTCTGGTATCTGGGACTTCTTTAAACTTTCTGCGGCTTCTGGTGTCATGCTCTG CTTGGAGAACTGGTACTTCAGAATACTGATATTGATGACTGGTTATCTTAAGGATGCCACTGTGGCTGTGGATGCATTGTCTATCTG CATGAATGTCAATGGCTGGGAAATGATGATTCCGTTTGCTTTTTTTGCTGCAACAGG AGTAAGGGTTGCAAATGAGTTGGGTGCAGGAAATGGAAAAGCAGCCAAATTTGCCACAGTTGTTTCCGTCTGCCAATCAAGCATGATCGGCAGCCTATTTTCCATAATTTTGCTGGTATTACATGACAAATTCGCATTGATATTCACCACTAGCTCTCAAGTCCTAGAAGCAGTTGATAAGTTGTCATACCTTCTTGCTATTACCATTCTTCTGAACAGTATTCAACCTGTATTATCTG GGGTGGCAGTAGGAGCAGGGTGA
- the LOC108220340 gene encoding WD repeat-containing protein 55, translating to MEIDLKKLPFDLDFHPSNQLVSVGLITGDLQLYRYAADSTPQRVFEVSAHKESCRAVRFINGGGAILTGSPDFSLLATDVETGTQVARVDDAHGAAVNRLVNLTETTIASGDDDGCVKVWDTRQRSCCNTFSVHEEYISDMTFAADSHKLVAASGDGTLSVCNLRSNKVQTRSEFSEDELLSVVIMKNGRKVICGTQTGALLLYSWGFFKDCSDRFIDLCPNSVDALLKLDEERVITASENGVISLVGILPNKIIQPIAEHSEYPVERLAFSHEKKFLGSISHDNILKLWDLDEILQGSKSTAKNSSAADDSDSDEMDMDVDTLAPKPRRGTKRTANPGQIQENFFADL from the exons ATGGAGATTGATTTGAAGAAGCTCCCTTTTGACCTTGACTTTCATCCCTCTAATCAGTTGGTTTCTGTTGGCTTAATCACTGGTGATCTTCAGTT ATATCGTTATGCTGCTGATTCAACCCCACAAAG GGTTTTTGAAGTTTCGGCGCATAAAGAATCATGTAGAGCTGTTCGGTTTATTAATGGAGGAGGCG cTATTCTTACTGGTTCTCCGGATTTCTCACTTTTGGCAACGGATGTTGAGACTGGAACTCAGGTTGCCCGTGTTGATGATGCACATGG GGCTGCTGTAAACCGGTTAGTTAATTTAACAGAGACTACTATTGCGTCCGGTGATGATGATGGTTGTGTGAAG GTGTGGGATACGAGACAACGTTCATGCTGCAATACCTTTAGTGTTCACGAAGAATACATATCAGACATGACTTTTGCGGCTGATTCTCATAAATTGGTGGCTGCAAG TGGGGATGGAACTCTTTCTGTTTGCAATCTGCGAAGTAACAAG GTACAAACACGGTCCGAGTTTTCAGAAGATGAGCTGCTGTCAGTTGTTATTATGAAG AATGGTCGAAAAGTTATATGTGGAACGCAGACTGGTGCTCTACTATTGTATTCCTGGGGTTTTTTCAAGGATTGCAG TGACCGCTTTATTGATCTCTGTCCAAACTCTGTGGATGCGTTGTTAAAG CTTGACGAAGAGAGGGTCATAACTGCCTCAGAAAATGGTGTTATCAG CCTTGTAGGAATATTACCCAACAAAATAATCCAGCCAATTGCAGAACACTCGGAGTATCCTGTTGAAAGACTTG CCTTTTCTCATGAAAAGAAATTTCTTGGCAGTATCTCACATGATAATATTTTGAAG CTATGGGATTTGGATGAGATACTACAAGGATCTAAAAGTACAGCTAAAAATTCTTCAGCTGCAGATGACAGTGACAGTGATGAGATGGATATGGATGTGGATACTCTTGCTCCAAAGCCTAGAAGAG GGACGAAAAGAACTGCAAATCCTGGGCAGATACAGGAGAACTTCTTTGCAGACTTGTAG
- the LOC108221024 gene encoding putative clathrin assembly protein At4g40080, with translation MVRKFHLRLLLGSFKDKASIIKASLSSKRRTASIRLSVIRATKRTSTSPPQHRIDAVLAFGHISRPTASACIHAIMDRAHKSRNAYVVFKSLIIIHNIITRGSFILKDQLSIYPSTGGRNYLNLSMFSDKSNVKTWEFSTWIRWYARFLELNLMTSRVLGSYLSSSSSSFTNSSNNNVKDFENLTGLLSSDLIKEIKALVDIIEEICRAPNDSSTQQNNLVYEAMKLVSEDYRSTQQKIYSRLTELEDRVKGLNSGELDELINCLKKVEESKERLVDLFVNRKRNDAFWELISQTRINFLRVKKERESVLAISESTRLDERVVAPSRMVMRLLPYGGGWMRGESTRVLALTTSTM, from the coding sequence ATGGTTCGAAAATTTCACCTCAGATTGCTCCTCGGCAGTTTCAAAGACAAAGCTTCGATAATCAAAGCAAGCTTATCATCTAAACGTCGGACAGCTTCCATCCGTCTCTCCGTCATCCGCGCCACCAAGAGAACCTCCACGTCTCCGCCGCAGCATCGGATAGACGCCGTCCTCGCCTTCGGCCACATTAGTCGTCCCACGGCGTCTGCATGCATCCATGCAATCATGGACCGGGCCCACAAATCTCGGAACGCTTACGTGGTCTTCAAGTCTCtcattattattcataatattattaccCGAGGTTCCTTCATCCTCAAGGACCAGCTTTCGATTTATCCGTCTACGGGGGGCCGAAATTATCTCAATCTTTCGATGTTTTCGGATAAAAGTAACGTTAAGACATGGGAGTTTTCGACATGGATACGTTGGTACGCGCGTTTCTTGGAACTCAACCTAATGACCTCTAGGGTCCTCGGTTCTTACCTGTCGAGTTCGAGTTCAAGTTTTACTAATTCATCGAATAATAATGTCAAAGATTTCGAAAATTTGACGGGATTATTGAGTTCGGATTTAATTAAAGAGATTAAGGCTTTGGTTGATATAATTGAGGAGATTTGTAGAGCACCGAATGATTCGAGTACTcaacaaaataatttagtttACGAGGCGATGAAATTAGTCAGCGAGGACTACCGATCGACTCAGCAAAAAATTTATTCGCGGCTCACTGAGTTGGAAGACCGAGTTAAGGGACTAAACTCGGGCGAGTTGGATGAGTTGATAAATTGTTTGAAAAAGGTGGAGGAGAGTAAAGAAAGATTGGTGGATTTGTTTGTGAATAGAAAAAGAAACGATGCGTTTTGGGAGTTGATTAGTCAAACAAGGATCAATTTTTTGCGTGTTAAGAAAGAGCGTGAAAGTGTTTTGGCGATTAGTGAGTCGACTCGGTTGGATGAACGGGTTGTGGCACCGAGTCGGATGGTGATGAGATTGTTGCCATATGGAGGAGGATGGATGAGAGGTGAGTCGACTCGTGTTTTGGCTCTGACAACGTCAACAATGTGA
- the LOC108223674 gene encoding transcription factor bHLH143-like, which yields MVCQAAGQTKFRALKHENGIAGGATIIVRVIACFQPLQDCQAEYFRQLLKPVTYIVNLLLFQFSLSGGCFGWMEEGIGSWYVHQQNNGQSSNFNILNAPYCLGQQSTSPSHMNSCYNLVYNLVSTNGSMPIHGSFGLPQAEISQQFEPRNWSYCLPRFRQAFTPVLNTASPYKNCGDPVASNAQSTPKRFLVFDQSGDQTTLMFSSGISSPVNNMPSWRPKASNTFTLYEELKSKHKAGNPSRTFSYNANDEQDYEIDGQSEMHENTEELDALLYSDDEGEYSEDEEEASTGHSPSTPDNKRVWFDESAEQVSSSSRPAKKQRVSGGDHDVPSLIDTASSLKSHRCIEHEDTAESSCGNVNNVIGELNPASADQRYKMENIRNTISILESIIPDGKGKNSIAVLDDAIQYLRSLKDNAKALGLNGQ from the exons ATGGTGTGCCAAGCAGCCGGCCAAACAAAATTTCGAGCTTTGAAGCATGAAAATGGAATTGCTGGGGGTGCCACCATAATTGTTAGAGTTATTGCTTGCTTTCAACCTCTACAGGATTGCCAG GCTGAATACTTCCGTCAGTTGCTCAAACCTGTAACGTA CATTGTTAATCTG CTTCTTTTCCAATTTTCGTTGTCTGGTGGTTGTTTTGGTTGGATGGAAGAGGGCATCGGAAGCTGGTACGTCCACCAGCAAAACAATGGGCAATCATCCaatttcaatattttgaatGCTCCATACTGTTTGGGCCAGCAGAGTACATCCCCTTCTCATATGAACTCATGCTATAATCTTGTATATAATCTTGTTTCTACGAATGGTAGTATGCCCATTCATGGGTCTTTTGGGTTGCCTCAGGCTGAGATCAGTCAACAATTTGAACCTCGTAATTGGTCATACTGCTTGCCCCGATTTCGTCAGGCCTTCACCCCTGTGTTAAATACTGCTTCTCCTTATAAAAATTGCGGGGACCCTGTGGCTTCAAATGCTCAGAGTACCCCTAAAAGGTTTCTTGTTTTCGATCAGTCAGGAGATCAGACCACATTGATGTTCAGTTCTGGGATCAGCAGTCCTGTTAACAACATGCCTTCTTGGCGCCCAAAAGCTTCTAATACATTTACTCTCTACGAAGAGCTGAAAAGTAAACACAAAGCAGGCAATCCATCTAGGACGTTTTCGTACAACGCTAATGATGAACAAGACTATGAGATTGATGGACAAAGTGAGATGCACGAAAACACTGAAGAACTAGATGCACTACTTTACTCTGATGATGAAGGTGAATATTCCGAGGATGAGGAAGAAGCAAGCACGGGACATTCACCTAGTACTCCTGATAACAAACGAGTATGGTTTGACGAAAGTGCAGAACAAGTTTCTAGTTCAAGCAGGCCAGCAAAAAAACAGAGAGTTTCAGGTGGGGATCATGATGTTCCATCACTCATCGACACAGCAAGTTCCCTGAAAAGTCATAGATGCATCGAGCATGAAGACACTGCAGAATCTAGCTGTGGTAACGTCAACAATGTGATTGGGGAATTAAACCCGGCATCTGCAGACCAACGGTATAAAATGGAAAACATACGCAATACCATAAGCATTCTGGAGAGCATAATTCCTGATGGAAAGGGTAAAAATTCTATTGCGGTCCTTGATGATGCTATTCAGTACTTGCGATCTTTAAAGGACAATGCTAAAGCTTTAGGCCTTAATGGTCAGTAA